The Allocatelliglobosispora scoriae genome contains a region encoding:
- a CDS encoding sigma-70 family RNA polymerase sigma factor: MTAPVLDAPDVVTRAIAGDSNAFAGLYEQYHGLVFRFIYRRVGNPTIAEDLAADVFVRVLRRINTFTWQGTDIGAWLLAITRNIVADYYKSGRCRFEIASGDGRDDTRASSDLEARPEETVTEHLNNVAVLRLLNDLAPDQHDVMVLRFLRGLSLAETAGVMGKNESAVKALQYRAVRNLARQLPEGWTR, from the coding sequence ATGACGGCGCCCGTCCTCGACGCACCCGATGTGGTGACGCGAGCGATTGCGGGCGACTCCAACGCCTTCGCCGGCCTCTATGAGCAGTACCACGGCCTGGTCTTCAGGTTCATCTACCGGCGCGTAGGCAACCCTACTATCGCGGAGGACCTGGCGGCCGACGTTTTCGTGCGCGTTCTCCGGCGGATCAACACCTTCACCTGGCAGGGCACCGACATCGGCGCCTGGCTGCTCGCCATCACCCGCAACATCGTGGCCGACTACTACAAGTCGGGCCGGTGCCGCTTCGAGATCGCCAGCGGTGACGGCCGCGACGACACCCGCGCCTCCAGCGACCTGGAGGCCCGGCCGGAGGAGACGGTCACCGAGCACCTCAACAACGTGGCCGTGCTGCGTCTGCTCAACGACCTCGCCCCCGACCAGCACGACGTCATGGTCCTGCGCTTCCTGCGCGGCCTCTCCCTCGCCGAGACGGCCGGTGTGATGGGCAAGAACGAGTCCGCCGTCAAGGCCCTGCAGTACCGCGCCGTCCGCAACCTCGCCCGCCAGCTGCCGGAGGGGTGGACCAGGTGA
- a CDS encoding acyl-CoA dehydrogenase family protein, which yields MVLDTNAPTREQLVRRAADLVPVLRKNSAWSEENRRVHDDAIEALAEAGIFKMRAPKRYGGFESDTRTLVEVAAELGRADGSTSWTASVYWIPTWMTGHFPDHVQDEVFSTPDVRVCGTLSPTAMATPVPGGVVVNGKWGFISGALHAHWQEIVAIQVGPDSEPMPILALVPMSDLQIVDDWYTSGLKGTGSVSTVANEVFVPSDRILPLGAIIQGQGASQANADAAIYRAPLLPVASASSVGTMVGLGRAALEAFLERLPDRKISYTNYASQGEAPLTHLQVADAATKIDEAEFHAFSLADLVDTKTSTGAQWTLQERVKARASMGAVGRRVKEAVDILASASGGSSIYSDVPIQRIARDIQAVSLHALMHPNTNAELYGRVLCGLEPNTLYI from the coding sequence ATGGTATTGGACACCAATGCTCCGACGCGCGAACAACTGGTTCGTCGCGCCGCCGACCTCGTGCCGGTGCTCCGCAAGAACTCGGCCTGGTCCGAGGAGAACCGCCGCGTGCACGACGACGCGATCGAGGCGCTGGCCGAGGCCGGCATCTTCAAGATGCGGGCACCGAAGCGCTACGGCGGCTTCGAGTCGGACACCCGGACGCTGGTGGAGGTCGCGGCCGAGCTCGGCCGCGCCGACGGTTCCACCTCCTGGACCGCCTCGGTCTACTGGATCCCGACCTGGATGACCGGCCACTTCCCGGACCACGTCCAGGACGAGGTCTTCTCGACGCCGGACGTCCGGGTCTGCGGCACGCTGAGCCCGACGGCGATGGCGACCCCGGTCCCCGGTGGCGTCGTCGTCAACGGCAAGTGGGGCTTCATCAGCGGTGCGCTGCACGCGCACTGGCAGGAGATCGTCGCGATCCAGGTCGGGCCGGACAGCGAGCCGATGCCGATCCTGGCACTGGTCCCCATGTCGGACCTGCAGATCGTGGACGACTGGTACACCTCCGGTCTCAAGGGCACCGGCAGCGTGAGCACCGTCGCCAACGAGGTCTTCGTACCGAGCGACCGCATCCTGCCGCTCGGCGCGATCATCCAGGGCCAGGGCGCGTCGCAGGCGAACGCCGACGCGGCGATCTACCGGGCCCCGCTGCTGCCGGTCGCCTCGGCATCGTCCGTCGGGACCATGGTCGGGCTGGGCCGGGCAGCCCTGGAGGCGTTCCTGGAGCGGCTGCCGGACCGCAAGATCAGCTACACCAACTACGCGAGCCAGGGTGAGGCTCCGCTGACCCACCTGCAGGTCGCCGACGCCGCCACGAAGATCGACGAGGCGGAGTTCCACGCGTTCAGCCTGGCCGACCTCGTCGACACCAAGACGAGCACCGGCGCGCAGTGGACGCTGCAGGAGCGGGTCAAGGCCCGGGCCAGCATGGGTGCGGTGGGCCGTCGGGTGAAGGAGGCGGTCGACATCCTCGCCTCCGCCAGCGGCGGCTCGTCGATCTACAGCGACGTGCCGATCCAGCGCATCGCGCGGGACATCCAGGCGGTCAGCCTGCACGCCCTGATGCACCCGAACACCAACGCCGAGCTCTACGGCCGCGTCCTGTGCGGCCTCGAGCCGAACACGCTCTATATCTGA
- a CDS encoding SgcJ/EcaC family oxidoreductase produces MTETSTATTSADQLAVTALTQRVIAAWAEHDAKSFADVFTEDGTMILSGLFKKGRDDIRQHMAEAFAGPYQGTRVTGQPIDIKFFCEDSGVLITQGGVLAPGESEVAAEHAIRASWVVVKQEGQWRLAAYQNSPKGTAA; encoded by the coding sequence ATGACTGAGACCAGCACCGCCACCACCTCTGCCGACCAGCTCGCCGTCACGGCGCTCACCCAGCGGGTCATCGCCGCCTGGGCCGAGCACGACGCGAAGTCCTTCGCCGACGTCTTCACCGAGGACGGCACGATGATCCTGTCGGGCCTGTTCAAGAAGGGGCGCGACGACATCCGCCAGCACATGGCGGAGGCGTTCGCCGGGCCCTACCAGGGCACCCGGGTCACCGGCCAGCCCATCGACATCAAGTTCTTCTGCGAGGACTCCGGCGTCCTGATCACCCAGGGCGGCGTACTGGCCCCGGGTGAGTCCGAGGTCGCCGCCGAGCACGCGATCCGCGCGTCGTGGGTCGTCGTCAAGCAGGAGGGCCAGTGGCGGCTCGCCGCCTACCAGAACAGCCCGAAGGGCACCGCCGCGTAA